From the genome of Scytonema hofmannii PCC 7110, one region includes:
- a CDS encoding GUN4 domain-containing protein has product MGKFALLIGVSQYESSLFNPLPGVVRDIEAMQRVLKHPEMGDFDNVEQLIDGDALVINQKIEQLFIENRQRNDLTLLYLSGHGFLDKNGYLYYVSRNTHVTSQNKIYTSNAVAARFIQEQCMNLSQSKRQVLILDCCFSGAFVEGMGAKQAIPIIDDKILAQLGGEGRVVLTSSTATQLSYEDREGGFYTRYLIEGIEKGAADADNDGVISVAELHDYAKRKVQEAQPAMKPEIFAFWEGYTIHLAKAPLGDSRLEYRKTVEQCVKDSGFLVQKNCFKKVARRILTNKQKQLRIETEIATAIEEEVLQPFRDYQESLREYEEALAEALEEENILSDVSWQLLKQLQQMLKLQDEDVTPIHERLIPSQQPISSTPQPTLPPTKAITTAEEDDLKSEKGVDYTKLQNLLMAGKWKEADQETYLVMLQAVGRQEGDWIREEELLNFPCTDLRTIDQLWVKYSNGRFGFSVQKRIYLDIGGILNGRYYDERSWNKYCNLVGWKVKGKWIAESEVIYNTSAPDGHLPLWFFWVLFVDDWDVILVSFLALRLVKCKI; this is encoded by the coding sequence ATGGGGAAATTTGCATTGCTGATTGGTGTGAGTCAGTATGAGTCCAGTTTATTCAACCCTTTACCTGGGGTTGTCAGAGATATTGAGGCAATGCAACGTGTTTTGAAGCATCCAGAGATGGGCGACTTTGATAATGTCGAACAGTTGATTGACGGTGATGCATTGGTCATAAACCAGAAAATAGAGCAATTATTTATTGAAAATCGTCAGCGAAACGACCTGACGCTGCTCTATTTATCAGGACATGGCTTTTTAGATAAAAACGGGTATCTATATTATGTCAGCCGTAACACCCACGTCACTTCTCAAAACAAAATATATACTAGCAATGCTGTAGCTGCTCGGTTTATCCAAGAGCAGTGTATGAACCTCAGCCAATCAAAGCGACAGGTGTTGATTCTTGACTGTTGCTTTAGCGGAGCATTTGTTGAGGGTATGGGAGCAAAACAAGCAATTCCGATTATTGACGATAAAATTCTGGCTCAATTAGGTGGTGAAGGCAGAGTTGTGTTAACCTCTTCTACTGCTACACAACTCTCTTATGAAGATCGCGAAGGAGGATTTTATACCCGTTATTTAATCGAGGGAATTGAAAAGGGCGCTGCTGATGCTGATAACGATGGTGTGATTTCAGTAGCGGAACTGCATGACTATGCCAAGCGCAAAGTGCAAGAAGCACAACCAGCAATGAAGCCGGAAATCTTTGCATTTTGGGAAGGTTACACAATCCATTTAGCCAAAGCTCCCTTAGGGGACTCTAGATTAGAGTATCGCAAAACGGTTGAGCAATGTGTCAAGGATAGCGGCTTCTTGGTACAAAAGAATTGTTTTAAAAAAGTTGCTCGCCGGATTCTCACTAACAAGCAAAAGCAATTGAGGATAGAAACTGAAATCGCTACAGCTATAGAAGAAGAAGTTCTTCAACCATTTCGTGATTATCAAGAAAGCTTACGAGAATATGAAGAAGCTTTAGCTGAGGCATTAGAAGAGGAGAATATTCTCAGTGATGTGAGTTGGCAGTTGTTGAAACAATTACAGCAGATGCTCAAACTTCAAGATGAGGACGTAACACCCATACATGAACGCTTGATACCATCGCAACAACCAATTTCATCCACACCCCAACCAACCTTACCTCCTACAAAAGCTATTACAACGGCGGAGGAAGATGACCTTAAATCTGAAAAAGGAGTAGACTATACAAAACTGCAAAACCTGCTGATGGCAGGAAAGTGGAAAGAAGCTGACCAAGAGACTTATTTGGTGATGCTTCAAGCTGTAGGTCGTCAAGAAGGTGATTGGATTAGAGAAGAAGAACTTTTGAACTTTCCCTGTACAGACCTCCGCACCATAGACCAACTATGGGTAAAATATAGCAATGGACGCTTTGGTTTCAGCGTTCAGAAGCGCATTTATCTTGATATTGGTGGAATACTCAATGGAAGGTATTATGATGAAAGATCTTGGAATAAGTATTGCAATCTCGTAGGATGGAAAGTGAAGGGAAAATGGATCGCTGAGTCTGAAGTGATTTATAATACCTCAGCCCCTGATGGACACCTCCCTCTTTGGTTTTTTTGGGTGTTATTCGTTGATGATTGGGATGTTATATTGGTTTCTTTTCTTGCGTTGAGACTTGTAAAGTGCAAAATTTAA